Proteins found in one Streptomyces sp. CB09001 genomic segment:
- a CDS encoding restriction endonuclease subunit S: MSENGDVSGGRELPTGWAWSILQDLLACEPRAITDGPFGSNLKSAHYTASGARVIRLQNVGDGEFRDERAYISLEHFESLRAHEAIEGDLLLASLGETLPRVAIVPKLDDPAIVKADVIRARLHPGVLTKWVYYALLAPQTRAYAGSLIKGVGRPRLGMAAMRDIPVPLPPLAEQHRIVEALEEQLSRIDSGGATLRQARRRLEGLRKRVLVSTVPDEVPESWRMTTVEGAGTLELGRARHPDWHHGPDVRPYLRVANVFEDRIDTTDVMEMDFSGIWERYRLESGDVLLNEGQSPHLVGRPALYRGIPENVAFTNSLLRFKANADVLPEWALLVFRRHLHAKRFMREVRITTNIAHLSAKRLKKVEFPVPPLEVQKQLVQRCDELLTGIAAMDRQVGIGLRRGNALRAALLRRAFTGGLGSQDPAEEPAAVLLDRIAAERAATPKPKPKRTRKATTKASSQRAADVAAPEPTSSPALAVQQEFEL; encoded by the coding sequence TTGAGCGAGAACGGCGACGTGAGCGGGGGGCGGGAGCTTCCGACGGGCTGGGCTTGGAGTATCTTGCAGGATCTTCTTGCCTGTGAGCCTCGTGCGATAACAGACGGTCCGTTCGGATCGAACTTGAAGTCGGCTCACTACACGGCTTCGGGCGCGCGTGTCATTCGGCTCCAGAATGTGGGCGACGGGGAGTTTCGAGACGAGCGTGCCTATATCAGCCTCGAACACTTCGAGAGCCTGCGGGCCCATGAAGCCATCGAAGGGGACTTGCTCCTGGCCTCGTTGGGCGAGACTCTGCCGCGCGTCGCTATTGTTCCGAAGCTCGACGATCCCGCCATCGTGAAGGCTGACGTCATCCGAGCAAGGCTGCATCCAGGCGTTCTGACCAAGTGGGTCTATTACGCCCTGCTGGCTCCACAGACGCGCGCGTATGCGGGTTCCTTGATCAAGGGGGTCGGGCGGCCCCGCTTGGGCATGGCTGCTATGAGGGACATCCCGGTTCCGCTGCCGCCGCTCGCGGAGCAGCACCGGATCGTCGAGGCGCTGGAAGAGCAGCTCTCGCGCATCGATTCGGGCGGCGCCACGCTGCGCCAGGCCCGTCGCCGTCTTGAAGGGCTGCGGAAGAGAGTCCTGGTCTCAACGGTGCCTGATGAGGTACCGGAATCCTGGCGGATGACGACCGTGGAAGGTGCGGGAACCCTTGAGCTCGGGCGTGCGCGGCACCCTGACTGGCATCACGGCCCCGACGTGCGCCCGTACTTGCGGGTTGCCAACGTCTTCGAAGACCGGATCGACACCACGGATGTCATGGAGATGGACTTCTCAGGGATCTGGGAGAGGTACCGACTAGAGTCCGGGGATGTTCTCCTCAATGAGGGGCAGAGCCCTCACCTCGTAGGGCGGCCAGCTCTCTACCGAGGAATTCCCGAGAACGTGGCGTTCACCAACAGTCTGCTGCGTTTCAAAGCCAATGCTGACGTGCTCCCGGAATGGGCTCTGCTTGTTTTTCGACGACATCTGCACGCAAAGCGGTTCATGCGGGAGGTGCGCATCACGACGAACATCGCGCATCTGTCCGCTAAGCGCTTGAAGAAGGTCGAATTTCCAGTACCGCCCCTGGAAGTACAGAAGCAACTTGTCCAGCGCTGCGATGAACTCTTGACCGGCATCGCGGCCATGGATCGGCAGGTGGGCATCGGCTTGAGGCGTGGTAATGCCTTGAGGGCGGCTCTGCTGCGGCGAGCTTTCACCGGAGGACTGGGCTCGCAGGACCCCGCTGAGGAGCCCGCTGCCGTGCTTCTGGACCGCATCGCAGCCGAGAGGGCAGCGACCCCCAAGCCCAAGCCCAAGCGCACACGCAAGGCCACGACCAAGGCCTCCTCCCAGCGAGCTGCCGACGTGGCTGCCCCCGAACCGACATCCTCACCCGCCCTCGCCGTACAGCAGGAGTTCGAGCTGTGA